agatctcaggtgggtatatctcaggtgggtacatctaaatctcaggtggactATCTCAGATGGGCTTCAATGAGAACaaactcccacataatattagatcaCGTTgacacccacaaatactagtacgtacctttactttttgtatatggcctcgtggtgcgtgcaagtgcaaggcttgggtgcatgtattacacttggtaccagctcggtcatgtcaggccaacccgaattcaaggtcacccttgctaccatattccatatggtgcctgtgtcggttctctccggttcagcccctatatgatcaaaccaagttaatacgagtaattagactgggtttagaaagtagggtatcacacagGCCTTGGCCACAACTCAACCCCAACCAACCCTAACCCATGGTCAGTGtttttaaaccctaatccacccTCAGGGTTAGAAATTTTAACCCAAACCATGTTTGGGCcttcagggccaaacttacacccctgtGACTTGtattctacctaaaaaaaactATAGAATTATAATGTATCGTGATTTTAAGTCATATTTTAATAGATCCGACTCCTCTCCATAGAACCCAAggaccagagagtgatcccactgcTAGGAAGACCCGGGCATGCTTCCCAAGGTCATACTAGCTGTGAGATCACTCTCTAATCCCTGGCTCTATGGAGATAAATCTTATCTTACTTCAATTCATATTTGatcatgtccacactccttaagTCCTAACAACCGTtcgggaaaagaaaagaaaaaagggaaaattatagGATGACACAAAATCAGGTTTACtcttacaaaactacccacacaTTGTTTTAGGTAACAAAAATACATAGTTTTGGGtttatgtttacaaaactacccaaaacaatgttcctacctaggggtgtcaaaacctagcccaaccgATAAAATCGACCAAAACAGACTGATAAAACCTGGACCGAACCAAACTGATCCttattgaaatgattttggactgaggtatgttgggactaACTGAAAATCGGTCCAAATcaaaccgaccaataaccaaactgaatgaaaccaataaaaaaataaatgattatgagattataaattgatgaattaactaggggtgtcaaccggtcgggccggttcggtttcgatcgggcttaatcgggcttgaagactttcaaaggctacaccgtgtcagcccatttaactaatcgggcttagttattgagggcatggtacgctttatatttagtcggtcggcctcgggctataatcgggccaccttaatcgggctttagtcgggctacgaacatgtttaatgttaaacgggctttaaccgatttttaaacgggccctctttaaaatgtgctcttatattccggcccactcatgaagcccaaaaaaatgacaattaatcaataaatgataccaaatataaccattatttaaaatgtgaacatatttttattttttaatttgcggggtaaaataggtattctacaatcattaaagagtcgggctaggccggtgcacaataggccgatctcgatcgggtgttaaacgtTTGGTCTcagtcgggcgcccgacggtccaagtagcaaaaccaagacagaccgtttataaacgggccgggctcaagcccgacacgtttaataaatggtccgggccgggccggtctataaacggtcggtcccgatcgatttagtcggttcgggccacgaattgacacccctagaattaactatccattttttacaatattagtgagaatattgtttattgtaaggggaattattacaaatcattgaatattatgttatgaatagagaaattgattagTAAATTGTGATAATGCtttcattaattttcttgtttcctatacaaaactagttgaatagttaaatgaatgattggctAATAGGGTTTAGTTTGTGGTTTCAacattagttatcttcttagtaatttgttatccattggtttgaatattaattatctttcccttacaaataataaaccatgatttaatcataaatttaaagtgttttttttttgtcaaatcttgtcaTCATAAGTAATGAatataagatttcattatggttcaagccctaTAGTAAACCGATTTAAACCGATAGTAATCTGATATTGAAAAACCGAAATAAACCGAACCCAAATTGGACCGAAATCGAAACTGACCGAAAATCAAAGTTCCTTAatgaattggttttggtctccctcattcctagaccgaagCCGATTCAATCcgatcaaaaccgaaccaaactgaACCGACTGATTGGCACCCCTATTCCTACCTCAAATGAAGACTTTTTTTTGACAGTTTTacccccacctcttcttctccaatgACAGTCcgcttgcttcttcttcttcttcttcttcttcttcttcttcttcagcttcttcatcttcttcctgcAATCTCACCCGCCCAAAGGTTCTGTGCAAGCCCGCCCTGCAGCTCCTGCAACTCAACCGTCCGACATTTTCCGTTGCCTGCCCCCATCTTCCCATAAGAAAACTAGCGCCAAAGCCACCGACCCAGAGGAGGATGACCTGTATCTCGAGCCCTTGTGGCCTCACTTGCAGTTTGTGAATGAGCCTATGTGACCAGTGCTGTTAAATTTCATGCTCAGTTGGGAACATGTGAGAGTTCAAACGGTAGTAGGTAGCTAAGTGTAGATTAGAACAAGAGAAGTTGAGGATtgttgagggaaaaaaaaagagttaccCTTGCGAAATAGTCGACAATTCCCGTCATAGAATTCTGAAATTCTTCCAAAAGTAGCAAGTCCAGGTTCATTCCCAAATCATCCTCAGTGGCCTCACCCACCACCCCTTGGCAGAATCGTCTCCTCCTTCccctgtttctatttttaattttgatttcttgttGCAAATCCAGAAAAATTAGGATGAGAGGAAAGCTGATTTCCACCAATTCTAGATCCAATCGgtattccttttttttaaaccttggtATGAGTTGCTCATGCGGTACGTTGTATCATCTGATACTGACACTAATATCGCTAAACGTCAAGTTGCAACGGATGCTGGTTGTCGCAGGGGGCGCGGTTGATCCCTCATCGACTGAATCCTACTCCCAACTGGAAAAAATCCATTTTCGATTTCCGCTCTTTTGAACGGTGTGTTCCCATCGTGAAAATTGCAAGGACAGTGAACAAAATGTCTTTCTTGTGAGGTCAGAAAGTGTGATGCAAGTTGAATGCTGGAATTAAACTCTCCTTGTGGATTCAGTTGATGTTTAAGGTTTGTCATTTGCAACGAAGGTAGGAGGGGCAAGGGAGGGAAGGAGGGTTGCAGGAGGGTTGGGACTTGGGCGTGGTGGTTGCAGAGGAGTGATCGGAGAAGGGAGGGGTGGAGACAATTGGGGTAAAAATGGCAAAATAATCTGTTGGTTGAGTGAAGTTACTATTCTGGGTAAATTTGTAAAGTTAAACAGTAATTGGGCAATATGGTAATGAGAAACCTATATGTGGCTAATCTGGTAGTTTtgccaagaaaaaaaacacactcCCACCAACCAATCGTACAATTATCTAGAAGAGTTCTTCTGCACCTGCGTTGTGTCGGCACCTAACATGTACATACAGGTAAACGTACGTGAAGTGGATCTTTTATCCCCGGCGACTCCACTCCAGTCAACTCTTTCGTCGCGATTCCATTTTTCAGTATCAACACCGTTGTCaccaatttaccaaaaaaaaaaaaaaaaaaacaatccgacgtggaagaaaaagaatagattTCTGTCTGAACGTGAGATACAATGGCTCAGATCTACGGATCTTTCGAGCTTCTCGTCTCCGAAGTCACCGCTGACGTTTCCTCCTCAAGAAAGGTCTTTCGAGCTTCTCGACTCCAAAGTCTTTCACGGTCCCTCTTTTCAGACTAAATATCAAACGCATCAGTTTTCTAATCAGATCagacccctctctctctctctctctctctctctctctctcatgggtGCTGAAGGAGAGGAAGCGATGTCGAATTCCTTCGGCCGCAGCGGCAGCGCACACATTCTGGTGTTCCCGTACCCTGCGCAGGGGCACATGCTACCCCTCCTCGATCTCACCCACCAGCTTCTCATCCGGGGACTAACCATCACCATACTGGTGACCCCCAAAAACCTCCCTTTCCTAAACCCACTCCTCTCGCAACATCCACCCTCTTCCATCCAAACACTCGtcttccccttcccttcccaCCCTTCTCTCCCACCTGGCGTTGAGAACGTCAAGGACATCGGCAACCATGGCAACCCCATCATCATCTCTGCCCTCTCCTCCCTTACTGAACCCATCACCAACTGGTTCCAATCCCACCCTTCCCCACCCATCGCCATCATCTCCGATTTTTTCCTGGGCTGGACTCACCACCTCGCTTCCCAACTCGGCATCCCCCGTGTCTCCTTCTACTCCTCCGGCGCTTTCGTTTCCTCCGTCTTAATCACTCTATCCCACAAGATGGGTTCTCTGAAGCAACCCTTTCTCTCCTTACCTaatctcccaaattctccttccTTTGCGCTCGATCACCTCCCATCCATGCTTCGCCTATTCAAGGAATCCGATCCCGATTGGGCCTGCGTTAAAGATGGCTTCATCGCTAACTCCTTTAGTTGGGGATCCGTTTTCAACACTTTTGATGCTCTGGAACAGATCTATCTCCGTCACTGGCAGCGGGAGATGGGCCATCCACGTGTTTGGGCCGTCGGCCCTCTGATGAATCTGGACTCTGCTGGTCCAAGCCCGACTGACCGTGGTGGGCCCAGTTCGGTGCCTTCTGACGCTGTGCTGACGTGGCTCGGTGGTTGCCCCGATGGTTCTGTGCTTTTCGTGTGCTTCGGCAGCCAGTTTTCTCCGGGGAAGCCACAGGTGGAAGCGATCGCCGCCGGGCTGGAGGGGAGTGGGGTCCGCTTCATCTGGTCCGTCAAGTTGAGCGATTCAGGACCTTTGGCAGATGAGTGTGGCGAGATCCTAACTGGTTTGGAAGATCGAGTGGCTGGGAGGGGACTGATCATTAGGGGATGGGCTCCACAGGTGCCCATACTGAACCACCGAGCCGTGGGCGGGTTCTTGACTCACTGTGGGTGGAACTCAGTGGTGGAAGGGATCACGGCGGGTGTGTTGTTGCTGGCATGGCCGTTGCAGGCCGACCAATTTGTGAATGCGAGGTTGTTGGTGGAGGACTTGAACGCTGCCATTAGGGTGGCAGAGGGCATCAATGCCGTGCCTGACTCGGTGGAGTTTGCTAGGACCATATCTGAATCGTTGAGCGTGACTCGCCCTGAGAGGGTCCGAGCCATGGAGCTGCGCTCAGGGGCCTTAGCCGCAGTGGAACAAGGTGGAAGCTCTTTCAGGGATTTGGATAGGCTTGTGAAGGATTTGTATCCACTTGGGAGAAATTCGGGTGAGCTGAGAGatgatgaaaagaaagaatgaatTAGATTTCAATACATTTATGATCTTTTTCGAGATGGAAAATAAAGAATATGGGATCAATCGAAATctaattttcttgaatttcttggtGAGGTAGGTTAGGAATATTACAATCGAACATCTTATTGTATTCATGGTTGGCGAAGAAAAAGTTGAAATTGTGGATCATATTGAACTGCTCagacttttaatttttttagaaaaaaaaaaacataatatattAACTTGCAAAAAGGAAGTTTAACATGTAAATAGGGTCCATAATCACAGTTTTCCTTTGATAGCCTCAAAGGCTATATGTTTCAGTAGAAGTGACTTCATTGCTAGCTTCTATGCAAAAAGTTGGTTTAGACAAAAAAATTAGCAGTCTCCAAAACAAGGGAATCGTTGTCCAAGGCCAGACACTGGTATTGTCAGTAGTCATGAGGTTTTTCAGCTCCCGTGCATCGCTCTAGATTTCATCCACCTCCCATACTTTTTCTTTGGCCTTTTTCATCCCGTAAAGTAGGTTTCTCACTGTTTCTTCCGTACCATTTCCTGTCAACATGTAGTTTTAGCATGGAATAAGAAAAAGTTTCCTTTCCTTATAAGAACTGTTGCTCAGGCAGAAATATTTTTTGTGTAGTTGGTTTACCCCCATACAGATTAGCACTATTTTAGGGAAAACAGGTTGTAGTGTTGGTGTCAGGGTAGGTCTGAGGTTGAGGGAGTTCACCTGTTGCTCATCAAGAAAAGTAAGGGTGCCATTAGAGACCCAAGACTTCTACCTATTCTAGAATATTGGGGTTGGACTTTTAAGACCCATAAATGACTTGATTCCTATGTTTCCAACTGTAATAGCACATAATAATGAACATAATAATGAACACACTGAAAAAGTTATCCAACTTattttttggtatgattttttatttttaatttttccccCTCTTCTGGTTTTTGCGTTCCATGTTAATTTTGTATAGTctatgattgattttttttttttttttttggtcttttctAAATATATTAGACAATTATAAACTTAATTAGACGTCGATCGGCTAACCACTAAGCACCCAACATCATCAAGGGCTGAAAAATAACGAATAATTAAGAACGGGATGGGATGTTTATGCGGGAAGATGAGTGGGTggggtatttatttatttattttgttcaaGAAGTGGGTGGGCGTGGGCGTGGGCGGGGGCGGTATTGGGATGGGGCTACAAGTGGACCACACAAGTTTTGCCAAGAAGAAGCTAAGGCAATGGATTTTGATGATTGTGATATTATGGATAACTAATGGCAAAATATGCCCACCTTTTTGTGGGTTGCATCTAATGGGATCTCCTTCTAGGTTTCTTGCTCTATGGAAGATGAGCAAATGTTTGGAAAGCCCGAGGGGCTTTCATCATAAAAAATGACATAAAAGCAATGTTACTACAATGAAGAAAACGATTTCAACTTGTTAGTTCACCAttttggttacaacaagatgcACCCATTACAGATACCTTGCTATTATTGTGGATGGTGGACTTTGCTATTATTGTATGTATTAGGTTTGACATAGCTGAACATGTAGTCATGATTTCACAATTACGATCCCAAAATTCACTTAGACAAATAGTCTAGTGTTTTGGCAATTCCATTCTTCTTCATGAGTCCATTGGGAAATTGATTTGTTAAGCCGATGCATTCCCCTCCACATACCTATGAAAAAAATGAGGGAGGAAAgattaagaagagagagaaattaagCTGAGCATTTTTCCAGGTTAACAGAGATTTCCTGAACCTGTACCATGTAGAAAGTTAAGAACATTTCCTAAAATTTGAATAAGAAATCCTTAAAAAAATAGTTTCCCATTTTCAAGGAGACTGATGCAACACTTTATTTAGAGATAAGCCATGACTAATCTGCTGGGGTTGAGGTTCTGGTTATAAGTTTCTCCACTGTATACGATTTCCTCTTAGTCTTCATCAAATTGAGGTTTGCGAACATGTGCTTCTTAGGCCAAGAGCACTATCTTGTCAACAATTTCCATGGCATGAATCAGATGAAACTAAGATGGAGTTCTGAAAGCAGTCTACACAATGGTGTGAAAGCATAGTATATTCTGCAGTTCAATGAGGCTTAGAGCTATAGGTTCAAATATCATCCTTTGGTCTATTCTCAACTTGTTTCTATggtcagttatttatttatttttttattgagaatttttaaATGGTCCTGTAGTTTTGCATGGCTCCTTGCAGAGAACCACGGAAGCGAGGAGCAATGAAACATTATTATGGCCTGCTAAAACTGTACACTGATAAGGAAATGTGAATAcgatccttttccttttccctcttgcttatatatatatatatatatatatatataataatgaacACTATACATGTTTCACCTTTTAGAGTGGGAACAAAAATATGCACAACTTCAGCAACTAAGATCTCTACTCCCAAGCAATGGTGCTTGACAAACATTGACTGTCCTTACTGGACCACAGAAAGAGCCTTCACAACTCACACCTTGATGTAATATgactttattcatttatttgtttctcCATGAACCAAACAAATTTACAATGATAATGACTTTAGCTTAGGCCTTGATAGATGCTGAAGTTAAATTTAGTTTTGCAATTTTGTAACTGGTTTCTATATTCTACTACTTATGGCATTACATAGCAACTGCCTCGTGAATTTCTGTTGTTTCCAGCTCTCCATTTGGTGTGCCAAAAGCCCAACTGAGTGTTCACAAACTCTGTAAGAGAATGTAATTTGCAAAATCCTGAAGGGTAAGCAAGTGAACCTAGAAAACACATCACAATGAACAAGAGAATGCATGGGAATCACACTCCTCTTCTTGCATGTGACAAACTGCTTCTTGCTTGAAGAAGGTTACAAGAGAAGCATACTATCCTGTAGTAACAATCATCATCCTCTATTGTAATGCTTTCACCATATATTCTACAATGTCATAGCTATATTGTTAAAATTTATCCTTCTGCAATCATAAATAGAGGGAAGAGTTCCAGAGAAGTCTACTAATCTAAAATTTGGAAAAGCAAAACTTATTTCCAGGAATTCAATTCAACGAAGGCCATCGAATCCAGTTACAGGACTTTCCTAGGAAGAATTTTCGAGTGCATGACTTCTAGGTCAGATCCTGGATTGCTGcagattttgagggtttgttaaGGATCTTAGGAGGATCACTTGACCCAAATTGAGGATCATCCAACGCTTCCAActcaagttcttgaagaatcaccaaaaagttcctttttcttgcaaccagcaTAAGTCTGTATCCAGCCAGCAGAATTTGTTAGACTTTGATGTTTTGTTCCCTCATATAGGTTCTCCATTCCATCTAAATTGTAGCCCCAACAGAGCCATATTTGGTGAGATAAAATTTATGCAAGTTTCAACCTAAATCTGAGTCTATTTCAGATCTGTTCCTGCCGTCAAATCTGATCTACTC
This DNA window, taken from Macadamia integrifolia cultivar HAES 741 unplaced genomic scaffold, SCU_Mint_v3 scaffold1220, whole genome shotgun sequence, encodes the following:
- the LOC122063149 gene encoding flavonol 3-O-glucosyltransferase UGT89B1-like, whose amino-acid sequence is MGAEGEEAMSNSFGRSGSAHILVFPYPAQGHMLPLLDLTHQLLIRGLTITILVTPKNLPFLNPLLSQHPPSSIQTLVFPFPSHPSLPPGVENVKDIGNHGNPIIISALSSLTEPITNWFQSHPSPPIAIISDFFLGWTHHLASQLGIPRVSFYSSGAFVSSVLITLSHKMGSLKQPFLSLPNLPNSPSFALDHLPSMLRLFKESDPDWACVKDGFIANSFSWGSVFNTFDALEQIYLRHWQREMGHPRVWAVGPLMNLDSAGPSPTDRGGPSSVPSDAVLTWLGGCPDGSVLFVCFGSQFSPGKPQVEAIAAGLEGSGVRFIWSVKLSDSGPLADECGEILTGLEDRVAGRGLIIRGWAPQVPILNHRAVGGFLTHCGWNSVVEGITAGVLLLAWPLQADQFVNARLLVEDLNAAIRVAEGINAVPDSVEFARTISESLSVTRPERVRAMELRSGALAAVEQGGSSFRDLDRLVKDLYPLGRNSGELRDDEKKE